Part of the bacterium genome is shown below.
CGAAGAAAATCGTCCCGCAGACGCGCCTATCGGCACGATCCCGCTCGACGCGATCTATTCGCCGATCCGCAACGTTACCTACACCATCGAGAACACGCGCGTCGGACAGCGTACCGACTACGAAAAGCTGATTCTCGAAATCTGGACCGACGGATCGGTCACGCCGGAAGACGCGCTGTCCAACGCCGGCCGCATCCTCCGCGACCACATCGCCCTCTTCATCAGCTTCGATATGAAGCCTGAAAAGGAAGATGAAGAGGACATTGACGAAGAAACTCTGCAAATTCGCAAACTGCTCCGCAAACCGGTCGAAGACCTGGAACTGTCGGTGCGCAGCGCGAACTGTTTGAAGGAAGCCAAGATTCGCACGATTGCCGATCTTGTGCGCCGCGACGAAAACGAAATGCTGAAGTTCAAAAATTTCGGCCGCAAGTCGCTGGTCGAACTGAATGAAATCTTGAAGGCTAAGGCACTGCATTTCGGTATGGACGTTGACAAGTATCTTTCCCCGGAACTCGATAAGAAATGAGACACCTTAATAAGGGACGGCAGCTTTCGCGCTCGTCCAGTCATAAGAAGGCGCTGCTTGGCAACCTCTCGCAGGAGCTGTTCGAGCACAAGCGCATCCAGACGACGCTGGGCAAGGCCAAAGAACTGCGCCCCTTCGCTGAAAAGCTGATTACCAAGGCCAAGGCTGGTTCGCTGGCAGCACGGCGCGATGTCGCCCGTTTCTGCTCGCGCAAATCCGCCATTGCCATGCTGTTTGACGATGTGGCTCAGAAGATGGCCGAGCGGCCCGGTGGTTACACGCGCATCATCAAACTCGGCTTGCGCCGCGGCGATGCCGCTCCGATGGCGATTATCGAATTGGTCGGCTATGAAGGTGCCGTCGTGACCTCGGCGTCTCCGGCCGCCGATGAAAAGAAGGCCGCCAAGAAGACCCCGGCCAAGAAGACTGCGGCCAAGAAGACCAAGAAGGCCGCCGCTTAAGCCTCTCCTTCCGCTGAATTCAAGAGGCCGCTTGAGCAATCAGGCGGCTTCTTTGCGTTGGTAAATTCCCCATTTCCCGCACAATGCGAGACTGACCCGGCGGCCAAACCCGAGTTTATTGCTGATTCGTGAGAGACCATTCAGCGGAAATTCCTTGATAAATGGGAAACGCTATGGTAAATTGGTAGTAATGCCTGTGCTATTCCATACGGAGGGCCTACCGATGCTGCGTTGTCTATTGATTTGTTCGCTACTGCTGGTAGCTGGGAATGCGTTCGCGGATTATCAGTACGTGATCTATAATTCGACGGGCATGACAACCTGTCCTCCGGAGAGCGCGCCCTTGCCACTTGACTGCATGGGCATGATCTACTGGGATCAGAACGAAAATGGACCGGACGCCGCCGACGCACCACCTCCGGTCGGTGCGTTGCCCGGCCAGTGCAACTTTAACACTTTCCCGTTGAACGGTGAAGCCGGCGGATTTCCACCGCACGCCTTTCTCACCGATCCGATGTTCATCTACCATGGTTCATTCCCAGTCCCTGTTTTCTACGTTGTCTTTGAGTGCGCGGGCGTGCGTTTGACCTCCCGTACTTTCACGGGCAATGGTGCAATCATGGATGTTCAGCTTGACGACGCATGGACCTGTGAGGCGATCGTGGACACCTGCCTGCATGCGGTTGAATTGTATCTGTGGGATATTCCGTCCCTGCCCGAAGACCATCGCCGTATTGTGTACACGGACTGCATTTGGCTTTGCGCTGGTGTGCCGGTAACCATGCATGTCGCCGGGCTGGATGATTTGTGGGGCGTGCGCCATGCCTATGCGACGATTGCTGCCGGATGCGGCGGCGAGACCGCCTGTAATTCCAATGTCGTTTCCCCGGCGGCCAGCCCGCTGTGGGAAAACGGCCAGACGACAGTTGATTTTACTGAATTCTGGCAAGGCACTTCGTTTACATTGAATTCTCCCGTAGCCGGCTGGGCCTGCTTGTACGTGGATATCTTCCTGCCCGTCGAGCAAGGCAGCATTGATGCCGTGGCCGGTGACGGCCGCGTTACGTTGAACTGGAACACCCTTTCGGAAACGGGCGTGGACCGCTTTGAAGTGCTGCGCAAGACTGTGACTTCCGAATATGAAGTCATCGGATCAATTCCGGCGGAGAACAATGCCGCGGGTTCGCACTACTCGTTCTTAGATGAGCAAGCCATCAACGATGTAAGCTATGCGTACACGCTCTCGGTCGTCAACCTCGACGGCTCGCGGCAGGAGTGGGGAGTGGAAGTCAACGCGACGCCGCGCGCCAATATCGTCAGCCAGTTCGCGTTACATCAGAACTATCCCAATCCGTTCAATCCCGAAACACAAATCGAGTTTGATCTGGCTGCCAGCGAACACGTCACGCTGACCGTGTTCAACACCAGCGGCCAGACGGTCACGGAGCTCGTCAACGGAACCCTCGAGACCGGTGCGCACACCGTCAACTTCAACGGATCAGTGCTGTCCGCCGGAGTCTATTTTTACAGACTTCAGGCCGGAAGTTTCACGGAAACCAGAAAGATGCTGCTGCTGAAATAGCGCATTCATCGCTGTAATGAACAAAAGCCGCTCGAGCAATCGGGCGGCTTTTGTGTTACGGGAATCGAGTGGCGCTTACTTCAACATAATCATGCCAATCGTCTCTGCCTGTGTTGCGGTGACGAGATGGCAATAGTAGGCGCCGCTCGCAAGACCTGCGCCGTCGAATCGCACCGTATGCTCACCTGCGGATTGAACGCCGTCGAGAAGTGTGGCAACCTGTCGTCCTAACGCGTCAAACACGGATAGCGTGACGTGCGCCGCGGACGGCAGTTCGTACGTGATCAATGTCGTAGCGTTAAACGGATTCGGGAAATTCTGGCTGAGCGCCCTATCCTCTATCATTGCGGCTGGACGCTGGCGCACTGTGTTCGGCGTCCGGCCGCGAAAGCAGCGTACGTCGGTGCCTGTGCCGCACACGATCATATGCCCGAATTGACCGATCGCCGGATTGCCGATATTTACATTGGGTATCTCTTCGTCCCAGAGAAACTGGAGATTAGCGTCAAACGACAAGAGCTTTCCCTGCGAAAATCCGCCGTTCGTCAGAAACACGACGCCCGCCGTGTCAATGGCCATGCGCGGCTGATAGAAGTCGGATTCGATGACTTGTGATGAATCCAGCGTTGCACCCGTGAGCGGATTGAGCCTGAGCACACGGAACTCACGCGAATAGCTGTAGACGCTGCCGTCAGGACCGATACCCAGTGTCCCGAACGGCACAAAACCAAGTGGAACGCGCCAAAGATCTTGAAAGGACGTGCCATTGTCCTGCAGCGCGACGAGCGAATCTGAAACCACGTTGTTCTGTGTGCGCGGCGCGTAGATTGTTCCGTTAGGACCAATTAGCAGGCTCAACTGTTGAATGAAACCGCCGCCGATACCGCGGCTGGAATAGAGTCTTGCACCGCTCGTCAGATCAAAGGCCGTCACCTTCGGGCCCTGCGGTGAGGCTTCCCATAGGTAGGCCCGCTCGCCAAACACCGCCGCTTCGCTGCCCCCTGAGGTGGGGCTGGTGCGGGCGCTGCGCCACACGCGCGATCCGTTCGTCGCGTCAACCCGCGGATCGCGCTGAAGCCGCCGACAATCAAATCACCGTTGTCCGCAAACGCCGGGCTTTCGGTCGAGCTGTCGTCGAGTGAATCTTCCGATTGCCAGAGAAACTCGCCCGTTTGTGCGTCGAGCGCATAGTAGTAAGAGTAGTTCGTATTCCCCGAGCGGCTGGCATAGACGCGCCCGTCGCGAATCGCCAGCACGCGGCTGCGCCAATCCGTCGCCGGGAAATCCACTGGCAGTTCAGCCGTCCACAGCGTGTCGCCCGTTTCCAAATCGTGCGCGACCATCAGCGTCCCGTGCAGCGGATCCACGATATTGAACGTGCGCGACATCACCGCAATATTGCCTTCAATCACCGCCGGCTGCGCGAACTGCGACGGCAGACTTTCATTCCATAAAATCTGACTGCCATCCGGCCCGAATTCGCTGGTCATGCCGTTACGCTGCGGATTGCCGCCCGTACCCGCATTCCAATCAGCAGCCCAAAGCAGAGCAGGGAAGAGGAGAAGAAGAAGGAGACGCATGGGAGAAATAGAAAATAGAAAATGGAAATAGGAAGGAGGAAACGTGTTACAAAAGAACCATGCCATCATCTCACATCTGAGGGGAACCCGCAGCGGTTGCCGCCGTGGGGAACTCAAACGAAACATTTCCCACAAAGTTCGTCCACGTCGGGTCCCAAACGAACCCGGATCTCCCCAACAACAAAACCGCGAACCCCACCCGCTTCAGAAGTCTGAATCCAGATAGAATTCGCGTTGACATGTTCGTGGACTCCAGGCGGGGCGGCAGGGTGGATCGGCTTGCGAGAAGGTAGCGACCGCCAACCGAATTGTCAAGCCGCTACCCCTTGACTTTTCCCCTCTGATGTCGTATCTTATCCCCTGAACAGACGTTCATCTCCGGCCTTCCCTTGCGCCGGATTTCTTTGACGGGTCATTTGAACAGATGTTTAGATAATCATGAGTGATACCGAACTACTTGATCCCATAGAAGTTATCGCGCTGTTCCAGCACGGTAAGTTGACCCCGATCAAGTTCCGCTGGCGCGAACGGGTGTACCGGGTGTTCCGGGTCAATGGCACGTGGAAGCAAAAAGACGGTACCGCAATGTACCACTTTTTCTCCGTCCACTGTGACGGGCCGGAGGTCTATGAACTCTCCTTCAACAACGAATCCCAGGCCTGGCGCATGGAGCGAATGCGACTCGGAGCGTGAGGGCGGAGGGGATGGGGGATGAATCAGTAGCCTTTCCGCCGTTTCCATTTTGAACTTTTCTATTTCCGTATTCTGACTTTTGACTTCTGATTTTTGACTTCTG
Proteins encoded:
- a CDS encoding T9SS type A sorting domain-containing protein codes for the protein MWRSARTSPTSGGSEAAVFGERAYLWEASPQGPKVTAFDLTSGARLYSSRGIGGGFIQQLSLLIGPNGTIYAPRTQNNVVSDSLVALQDNGTSFQDLWRVPLGFVPFGTLGIGPDGSVYSYSREFRVLRLNPLTGATLDSSQVIESDFYQPRMAIDTAGVVFLTNGGFSQGKLLSFDANLQFLWDEEIPNVNIGNPAIGQFGHMIVCGTGTDVRCFRGRTPNTVRQRPAAMIEDRALSQNFPNPFNATTLITYELPSAAHVTLSVFDALGRQVATLLDGVQSAGEHTVRFDGAGLASGAYYCHLVTATQAETIGMIMLK
- a CDS encoding PQQ-like beta-propeller repeat protein, coding for MRLLLLLLFPALLWAADWNAGTGGNPQRNGMTSEFGPDGSQILWNESLPSQFAQPAVIEGNIAVMSRTFNIVDPLHGTLMVAHDLETGDTLWTAELPVDFPATDWRSRVLAIRDGRVYASRSGNTNYSYYYALDAQTGEFLWQSEDSLDDSSTESPAFADNGDLIVGGFSAIRGLTRRTDRACGAAPAPAPPQGAAKRRCLASGPTYGKPHRRARR
- the rplQ gene encoding 50S ribosomal protein L17, whose product is MRHLNKGRQLSRSSSHKKALLGNLSQELFEHKRIQTTLGKAKELRPFAEKLITKAKAGSLAARRDVARFCSRKSAIAMLFDDVAQKMAERPGGYTRIIKLGLRRGDAAPMAIIELVGYEGAVVTSASPAADEKKAAKKTPAKKTAAKKTKKAAA
- a CDS encoding T9SS type A sorting domain-containing protein, yielding MLRCLLICSLLLVAGNAFADYQYVIYNSTGMTTCPPESAPLPLDCMGMIYWDQNENGPDAADAPPPVGALPGQCNFNTFPLNGEAGGFPPHAFLTDPMFIYHGSFPVPVFYVVFECAGVRLTSRTFTGNGAIMDVQLDDAWTCEAIVDTCLHAVELYLWDIPSLPEDHRRIVYTDCIWLCAGVPVTMHVAGLDDLWGVRHAYATIAAGCGGETACNSNVVSPAASPLWENGQTTVDFTEFWQGTSFTLNSPVAGWACLYVDIFLPVEQGSIDAVAGDGRVTLNWNTLSETGVDRFEVLRKTVTSEYEVIGSIPAENNAAGSHYSFLDEQAINDVSYAYTLSVVNLDGSRQEWGVEVNATPRANIVSQFALHQNYPNPFNPETQIEFDLAASEHVTLTVFNTSGQTVTELVNGTLETGAHTVNFNGSVLSAGVYFYRLQAGSFTETRKMLLLK
- a CDS encoding DNA-directed RNA polymerase subunit alpha; its protein translation is MNGLNFQMPEAVEIDESTHTDTYGKFIVQPLERGYGVTIGNSLRRVLISSLQGAAIVSIKVDGVLHEFSTMSGVSEDVTEMILNLKGVRFKLLNKKPDKIYVQLKGPKEFTARDLQIGNNDFEILNPDHLIATLNSDAELKMELAIKKGRGYVPAEENRPADAPIGTIPLDAIYSPIRNVTYTIENTRVGQRTDYEKLILEIWTDGSVTPEDALSNAGRILRDHIALFISFDMKPEKEDEEDIDEETLQIRKLLRKPVEDLELSVRSANCLKEAKIRTIADLVRRDENEMLKFKNFGRKSLVELNEILKAKALHFGMDVDKYLSPELDKK